A genomic window from Arthrobacter sp. FW305-BF8 includes:
- a CDS encoding phage holin family protein → MSSQIPDTPQTAAHAKADTTSLGDLLGDVTRDLSTLMRQEIELAKAELKQSGTRAGKGGGMLAGAGVAGHFVLLFLSIALWYALGELMGLGWSAVVVAVLWGIIAAILASVGRKELKHIKGMPQTMETAKEIPPTLKPNGDHR, encoded by the coding sequence GTGAGCAGCCAGATACCCGATACCCCGCAGACGGCTGCGCACGCGAAGGCCGATACCACCTCCCTTGGTGACCTCCTGGGCGATGTCACCCGGGACCTGTCCACCCTTATGCGGCAGGAAATCGAACTCGCCAAAGCCGAACTGAAACAGTCCGGCACCCGCGCCGGCAAGGGCGGCGGCATGCTCGCCGGCGCCGGCGTCGCCGGGCACTTCGTGCTCCTGTTCCTCTCCATCGCCCTCTGGTACGCCCTCGGCGAACTCATGGGCCTGGGCTGGTCCGCCGTCGTCGTCGCCGTGCTCTGGGGCATCATCGCCGCGATACTCGCCAGCGTCGGACGCAAGGAACTCAAACACATCAAAGGCATGCCCCAGACCATGGAGACAGCCAAGGAAATCCCGCCCACCCTCAAACCGAACGGAGACCACCGATGA
- a CDS encoding DUF3618 domain-containing protein — MSENPDAIRADIEATRARLGTNVDAVADKVTPSNIVHRQTNKVKDAVFGVKDKVMGTAEHATHNASGSLHHAAHGTSGGVHQATDAAGNAISSAGEAIADAPQKVAAKTQGNPLAAGLIAFGAGLLVSSLIPPSEKEREAADALKTAAEPMTSQVTEAAKDMAQGWKEPAQEAMENVKATATDAAQHVKDEGQTAASDVKATATDAKDHVQNP; from the coding sequence ATGAGTGAGAACCCGGACGCCATCCGCGCCGACATCGAAGCCACCCGCGCCCGCCTCGGCACCAACGTGGACGCCGTCGCCGACAAAGTCACCCCCTCCAACATCGTCCACCGCCAAACCAACAAGGTGAAGGACGCCGTCTTCGGAGTAAAGGACAAAGTCATGGGCACCGCAGAACACGCCACCCACAACGCCTCCGGCAGCCTCCACCACGCCGCGCACGGCACCAGCGGCGGGGTCCACCAGGCCACCGACGCCGCCGGGAACGCGATCAGCAGCGCCGGTGAAGCGATCGCCGACGCACCCCAGAAAGTCGCCGCCAAAACCCAGGGCAACCCCCTCGCCGCCGGTCTGATCGCCTTCGGCGCCGGGCTGCTCGTCTCCTCGCTGATCCCGCCGAGCGAGAAGGAACGCGAAGCCGCCGACGCCCTCAAGACCGCGGCCGAACCGATGACCAGCCAGGTCACCGAGGCCGCCAAGGACATGGCCCAGGGCTGGAAGGAACCCGCCCAGGAAGCCATGGAAAACGTCAAGGCCACCGCCACCGACGCCGCCCAGCACGTCAAAGACGAAGGCCAAACCGCCGCCTCCGACGTCAAAGCCACCGCCACGGACGCCAAGGACCACGTCCAAAACCCGTGA
- a CDS encoding glutamate--cysteine ligase, with protein sequence MHREKARTFGVEEEFLLVDGQTGQPMPVAEQALSRRHHPAGAVPGPALTLEVKQEQLEAVGPVCSTLQEVASAIRAGRTMADEAAMSVGARAVALGTSPLPTTPTVVPQPRYLNMAARFGLTFQEQLTCGFHVHVRIRSAEEGVAILDRIRIWLPVVLALSGNSPFWRGTDSGYASFRYQAWCRWQTAGPCERFGSAREYRRHIRSLLATGVLLDEGMVYFDARLSRSHPTVEVRIADVCLEAGHATVIAALVRALVGQAAREVAAGRPAPRVSAAELRLASWKASSAGVDGNLVHPLLNAPRPATEVVQALLTHVHPSLAETGDEEQVTTGLARILAAGTGARRQREVMLNSQSLTAVVMEAVELTHGTRQGLPAVPGRLQSA encoded by the coding sequence ATGCATAGGGAGAAAGCCCGCACGTTCGGCGTGGAAGAAGAGTTCCTGCTCGTCGACGGCCAGACGGGGCAGCCCATGCCAGTCGCCGAACAGGCACTTTCCCGCCGCCATCATCCTGCGGGAGCAGTCCCGGGCCCGGCACTGACACTGGAGGTCAAGCAGGAGCAACTCGAGGCGGTTGGCCCAGTCTGTTCTACCCTGCAGGAGGTGGCTTCAGCTATCCGCGCAGGCCGCACCATGGCCGACGAGGCTGCCATGTCGGTGGGAGCCCGGGCAGTGGCGCTCGGCACGAGCCCCCTGCCAACGACTCCGACGGTGGTACCCCAGCCGCGGTACCTGAACATGGCTGCCCGGTTCGGACTGACCTTCCAAGAGCAACTCACGTGCGGCTTCCATGTTCACGTCCGGATCAGGTCGGCCGAGGAAGGTGTCGCGATTCTGGACCGGATCCGCATTTGGTTGCCGGTTGTGCTTGCGTTGAGCGGGAATTCCCCGTTCTGGCGGGGAACCGACAGCGGTTACGCGAGCTTCCGGTACCAGGCCTGGTGCCGCTGGCAGACCGCCGGCCCCTGCGAGCGCTTTGGCTCTGCGCGCGAATACCGGCGCCATATCCGATCCCTGCTGGCTACAGGCGTACTTCTGGATGAAGGCATGGTGTATTTCGACGCCCGCCTGTCGCGGAGCCATCCCACGGTAGAAGTTCGCATCGCCGACGTGTGCCTTGAGGCCGGCCATGCCACGGTCATTGCAGCCCTCGTGCGGGCACTGGTCGGGCAGGCGGCCCGGGAAGTGGCAGCCGGCAGGCCAGCTCCCCGCGTCTCCGCCGCGGAACTCCGTCTCGCCTCGTGGAAGGCGAGTTCGGCGGGCGTGGACGGAAACCTGGTACACCCGTTGCTTAACGCCCCGCGCCCGGCAACTGAAGTGGTGCAGGCCCTCTTGACCCATGTACACCCCTCCCTGGCAGAAACAGGCGACGAGGAACAGGTAACCACCGGGCTCGCTCGCATTCTTGCGGCCGGCACGGGTGCACGGCGGCAGCGGGAAGTGATGCTCAACAGCCAAAGCCTGACGGCCGTAGTGATGGAGGCCGTGGAACTCACACATGGAACAAGGCAGGGGCTGCCTGCTGTGCCGGGACGACTTCAATCAGCCTGA
- a CDS encoding VOC family protein — protein sequence MLKDLDIAAVLPAKDVSRAKEFYRDKLGLEPIDAAGDDDVMYRCGNGTRFLIYKTENAGSAKNTQMGWVTDDVERDVQELRSRGVVFEEYDMPGVKTENGIATSDSGKAAWFLDSEGNILSLFELP from the coding sequence ATGCTCAAGGATTTGGATATAGCCGCTGTCCTTCCGGCGAAGGATGTGAGCCGTGCGAAAGAGTTCTACCGCGACAAGTTAGGGCTTGAGCCCATTGACGCGGCGGGCGACGACGACGTCATGTACCGCTGCGGCAACGGGACCAGGTTCCTGATTTACAAAACTGAGAACGCCGGCAGCGCCAAGAACACGCAGATGGGCTGGGTAACGGACGACGTCGAGCGGGACGTTCAGGAGTTGCGGAGCCGCGGCGTCGTTTTCGAAGAGTACGACATGCCCGGGGTGAAGACGGAAAACGGCATTGCCACGTCGGACTCTGGTAAGGCCGCATGGTTCCTGGACAGCGAAGGCAATATATTGAGCCTCTTCGAACTCCCCTAG
- a CDS encoding GAF and ANTAR domain-containing protein, with amino-acid sequence MEAIVVTEAPRQDRADVAGRLQELVLESVDVGEFLNELARFSGAYFSASGNDVVCAFTLMRKKKSATVASSDARARMLDEIQLQFGEGPCLAAMQALLTMHVPDAADESRWTDYIAAVARHGVGSILAVPLELEGETRAALNLFSTRPHGFSGPDIDGAEDFARQASTTLKLALRIARLTDARNDLTAAMQSRTTIDIATGVVMAQNRCSQEAALRILKTASSLRNIKLRDIAASITASVSGHATVSTHFEE; translated from the coding sequence ATGGAGGCTATTGTGGTCACCGAGGCACCCAGGCAGGACCGGGCGGACGTTGCCGGACGGCTTCAGGAACTGGTTCTGGAAAGTGTTGACGTCGGAGAGTTCCTGAACGAGCTGGCCCGTTTCTCCGGAGCCTACTTCTCTGCTTCCGGTAATGACGTGGTATGCGCGTTCACGCTGATGCGAAAGAAGAAGTCGGCCACGGTCGCCAGCAGTGATGCCCGCGCGCGGATGCTGGACGAGATCCAGCTCCAGTTCGGGGAGGGGCCCTGTCTGGCGGCCATGCAGGCGCTGCTGACAATGCATGTCCCGGACGCGGCTGACGAATCCCGCTGGACTGACTACATTGCGGCAGTCGCGCGGCACGGCGTGGGATCCATCCTCGCCGTCCCGTTGGAACTGGAAGGCGAAACTCGCGCGGCGTTGAACCTCTTTTCGACGCGGCCGCACGGATTCTCCGGGCCGGACATCGACGGCGCGGAGGACTTCGCCCGCCAGGCTTCCACGACTCTCAAGCTTGCCCTTCGCATAGCGCGCCTAACCGATGCCCGGAACGATCTCACGGCCGCGATGCAGTCACGCACCACCATTGACATCGCCACGGGTGTGGTTATGGCCCAGAACAGATGCAGTCAGGAAGCGGCCCTGCGGATTCTGAAGACAGCCTCAAGTCTAAGGAACATTAAACTGCGGGATATCGCCGCGTCCATCACCGCCTCCGTCTCTGGGCATGCCACCGTATCCACCCACTTTGAGGAATGA
- a CDS encoding GlsB/YeaQ/YmgE family stress response membrane protein, whose protein sequence is MIGFIIAGLVIGALARLIKPGRQNLGIVATLLLGLAGSVIGGAVASLLGTGDIFELNVLGFIVAVIAAVALIGVAESMTGRRRRTPTRRF, encoded by the coding sequence ATGATTGGATTCATCATCGCCGGGCTCGTTATCGGAGCCCTTGCCCGACTCATCAAGCCCGGCAGGCAGAACCTGGGCATTGTTGCAACGCTGCTCCTGGGTCTGGCCGGTTCCGTCATTGGCGGGGCCGTTGCCAGCCTGCTCGGTACCGGCGACATCTTCGAACTGAATGTCCTCGGGTTCATCGTCGCCGTCATCGCCGCCGTCGCTTTGATCGGTGTGGCAGAGTCCATGACGGGGCGCCGTCGTCGGACGCCGACGCGCCGGTTCTGA
- a CDS encoding GAF and ANTAR domain-containing protein — MRGQPVTRKHQMAGELPEIFARVAGLLLTESVVDGAVANIAQAAHETLAGSVGAGGTLIDVQGRPTSTASTNSLVEEADRLQYDLGEGPCLSAWASGRAVRVDDLRQEDRWPEWSAASARLGLMSCISVPMLVPDVNGASEPEPIGALKVYADQPHAFDEHSEQVLSLLAGPAALFLSNLQARERAAHVSEVLKDALHSRSLVDMAKGVLMERLRVSERGALQVMITRSRAEETLLSAVARDIIEPATDPRQMS, encoded by the coding sequence ATGCGAGGCCAGCCAGTGACGCGGAAGCACCAAATGGCAGGTGAGCTGCCCGAGATCTTTGCTCGGGTGGCGGGTCTGCTGCTCACAGAATCTGTGGTTGACGGAGCCGTGGCCAACATTGCCCAGGCTGCTCATGAAACCCTTGCCGGCAGTGTCGGTGCCGGCGGGACGCTTATCGACGTCCAGGGCCGGCCAACCAGCACGGCCTCGACGAACAGCCTCGTGGAAGAGGCCGACCGCCTGCAGTACGACCTCGGGGAGGGACCCTGCCTGTCAGCCTGGGCCAGCGGCCGTGCTGTCCGCGTAGACGACCTCCGACAGGAGGACCGCTGGCCGGAGTGGAGCGCCGCAAGTGCCCGTCTGGGTCTGATGTCGTGCATCAGCGTCCCGATGCTGGTACCCGATGTGAACGGGGCCAGTGAACCTGAACCCATTGGAGCCCTGAAAGTCTACGCGGACCAGCCGCATGCCTTCGACGAGCATAGCGAGCAGGTCCTGTCCCTTCTGGCTGGCCCAGCTGCGCTTTTTCTGTCGAACCTCCAGGCGAGGGAACGCGCGGCCCACGTCAGCGAGGTTCTGAAAGATGCCTTGCACAGCCGGAGCCTTGTTGACATGGCCAAGGGCGTGCTCATGGAGCGGCTGCGGGTGAGCGAACGTGGTGCCCTGCAGGTCATGATCACCCGGTCACGCGCCGAGGAAACCCTCCTCAGCGCCGTGGCCCGTGACATCATCGAACCCGCAACGGACCCCCGCCAGATGTCATGA
- a CDS encoding VOC family protein has product MSSNPEDFNSTKDFVSVRYMVDDVDAAVGFYTKHLGFTVRMNAAPAFADVARGQLRLLLSGPTSSAGRPMPDGAVPAPGGWNRIHLVVSDIAAEVDRLRAAGVPFRNDIVRGPGGQQILLEDPAGNVVELFQPAAT; this is encoded by the coding sequence ATGTCCAGCAACCCTGAGGACTTCAACAGCACTAAGGACTTTGTCAGCGTCCGGTACATGGTGGACGACGTCGACGCCGCCGTCGGCTTCTACACGAAGCACCTCGGATTCACCGTTCGAATGAACGCGGCACCGGCTTTTGCCGACGTCGCCCGCGGCCAGCTGCGTCTGCTGCTGAGCGGGCCCACCAGCTCGGCGGGCCGGCCAATGCCCGACGGTGCGGTCCCGGCACCGGGCGGATGGAACCGGATCCACCTGGTCGTGAGCGATATTGCCGCCGAGGTGGACAGGCTGCGGGCCGCGGGCGTTCCGTTCCGGAACGACATTGTCAGGGGACCGGGCGGCCAGCAGATCCTGCTGGAGGATCCGGCCGGCAATGTCGTCGAGCTGTTCCAGCCAGCCGCCACGTAA
- a CDS encoding protein adenylyltransferase SelO: protein MKAAPSTVTFESRFATELAEMAIPWKAEEVPAPQLLVLNEPLAAELGFDPAFLRSPEGLPLLIGNAVPDGATPVAQAYSGHQFGWFAPRLGDGRALLLGEVSDAAGRLRDIHLKGSGRTPFARGGDGFAVVGPMLREYIVSEAMHALGIPTTRSLAVVATARSVQRETELPGAVLTRVASSHLRVGSFQYARVAGDEGLLRRLADHAIARHYPGAAEAENTYLALFDAVIGAQASLVAQWMLVGFIHGVMNTDNMAISGETIDYGPCAFMDAFDPATVYSSIDENGRYAYANQPLIAEWNLTRLAEALLPLFDDDEDRAVALATESLGAFRPQYSAAWLAGMKAKLGLEEGTGDDVASPLIDELLALLQKESADYTSFFRRLGKAARSGGEPVRTVFPEPLGESEAFAAWIRRWRALNPDADMMDRVNPVYVPRNHLVEEALDAATDGDLGPLRMLLEAVTDPYRERPGVERYALAAPESFGPYRTFCGT, encoded by the coding sequence ATGAAAGCAGCCCCATCAACCGTCACCTTTGAAAGCCGCTTCGCCACGGAGCTCGCCGAAATGGCCATTCCTTGGAAGGCGGAGGAGGTCCCTGCCCCGCAGTTGCTGGTGCTGAACGAGCCGCTGGCCGCCGAGTTGGGCTTTGATCCGGCCTTCCTGAGGAGCCCGGAAGGCCTTCCGCTGCTGATCGGCAATGCAGTGCCCGACGGCGCCACTCCAGTTGCGCAGGCCTACTCCGGCCACCAGTTCGGCTGGTTTGCGCCGAGGCTGGGTGACGGCCGCGCCCTCCTGCTCGGTGAGGTTTCCGACGCCGCAGGCCGCCTCCGCGACATCCACCTGAAAGGCTCTGGCCGTACGCCGTTCGCGCGCGGCGGTGACGGCTTTGCTGTCGTGGGGCCAATGCTGCGTGAATACATCGTCAGCGAGGCGATGCACGCCCTGGGCATCCCCACCACCCGCTCCCTCGCCGTCGTAGCCACCGCGCGTTCCGTCCAGCGGGAGACTGAGTTGCCGGGGGCCGTGCTCACGCGAGTGGCCAGCAGCCATCTGCGCGTGGGCAGTTTCCAGTACGCCAGGGTCGCCGGCGACGAGGGGCTCCTGCGCCGCCTTGCCGACCATGCGATCGCCCGCCACTATCCCGGTGCGGCCGAAGCGGAGAACACCTATCTTGCCCTGTTCGACGCGGTGATCGGCGCCCAGGCTTCGCTGGTGGCCCAATGGATGCTGGTGGGCTTCATCCACGGCGTCATGAACACGGACAACATGGCCATCTCGGGTGAGACCATCGACTACGGTCCATGCGCCTTCATGGACGCGTTCGACCCCGCCACCGTCTACAGTTCGATCGACGAGAACGGGCGTTACGCCTACGCTAACCAGCCGCTGATAGCGGAATGGAACCTGACGCGCCTGGCCGAGGCGTTGCTTCCGCTGTTTGACGACGACGAGGACCGTGCCGTCGCGCTGGCCACCGAGTCGCTGGGCGCCTTCCGGCCACAGTACAGCGCGGCCTGGCTCGCAGGCATGAAGGCCAAGCTCGGGCTGGAAGAAGGTACCGGCGACGACGTGGCATCGCCCCTGATTGACGAACTGCTCGCACTGCTCCAAAAGGAAAGCGCCGACTACACCTCGTTCTTCCGGCGTCTTGGAAAGGCAGCCCGCAGCGGGGGCGAGCCGGTGCGGACCGTGTTCCCGGAACCGTTGGGTGAATCGGAAGCTTTCGCTGCCTGGATCCGACGCTGGCGGGCACTGAACCCGGACGCGGACATGATGGACCGGGTCAACCCGGTGTATGTGCCCCGCAACCACCTCGTTGAGGAGGCACTTGACGCTGCAACCGATGGCGACCTCGGGCCGCTCCGGATGTTGCTGGAAGCGGTGACGGACCCCTATCGGGAACGTCCCGGCGTCGAACGTTACGCACTGGCAGCGCCGGAAAGCTTCGGCCCTTACCGGACCTTCTGCGGAACCTGA
- a CDS encoding response regulator transcription factor has product MHTYYRPGGTLGSRGLCLVIEDDRDIRDLVALIVARLGFDVHAVSNGVDGVAAAWEHHPVLVTVDLNLPDIDGLEVAQHIRARSEAPLLFITARAEFDDEMAGMASGAAAYLVKPFRPRQLTEMVNRLCPVGPLTAHGL; this is encoded by the coding sequence ATGCACACCTACTACAGGCCGGGGGGCACGTTGGGTTCACGGGGGCTTTGCCTGGTCATCGAGGATGACCGGGATATTCGCGATCTTGTTGCGCTGATAGTGGCGCGGCTCGGTTTTGACGTTCATGCAGTCAGCAACGGCGTTGATGGGGTCGCCGCGGCATGGGAACACCATCCCGTCCTGGTTACGGTCGATCTGAATCTCCCGGACATCGACGGCCTGGAGGTGGCGCAGCACATCCGGGCGCGCTCCGAGGCGCCCCTGCTGTTCATCACGGCACGGGCGGAGTTCGACGACGAGATGGCCGGCATGGCGTCGGGAGCCGCGGCCTACCTGGTCAAACCGTTCCGCCCCCGGCAGCTCACGGAGATGGTCAACCGGCTTTGTCCCGTGGGTCCGCTGACGGCGCACGGCCTGTAG
- a CDS encoding VOC family protein, translated as MQLGAFSLSLAVKDIAASAAFYEKLGFTRSGGEIDQNWLILRNGQTVLGLFQGMFEKNSLTFNPGWSQDAQQLDSFTDVRDLQRQLKDQGIPFVAEAGDGTGPGSFIVVDPDGNPVIVDQHV; from the coding sequence ATGCAACTCGGCGCTTTCTCACTCAGCTTGGCCGTCAAGGACATCGCGGCCTCCGCGGCGTTCTACGAGAAGCTGGGATTCACCAGGTCCGGGGGCGAAATTGACCAGAACTGGCTGATCCTGCGGAACGGGCAGACCGTCCTCGGACTCTTCCAGGGCATGTTCGAGAAGAACTCCCTGACCTTCAATCCGGGCTGGAGCCAGGACGCGCAGCAGCTCGACTCATTCACCGACGTGCGGGATCTTCAACGCCAGCTGAAGGATCAGGGCATTCCCTTCGTTGCCGAGGCCGGCGACGGAACCGGGCCGGGCAGCTTCATCGTGGTGGACCCCGACGGGAACCCGGTCATCGTGGATCAGCACGTCTGA
- a CDS encoding ArsR/SmtB family transcription factor: MTERAEFGERAAAAEAELFKLLGHPARVRVLSVLASGPASVADLCSATGLRPSHLAGQLAQLRAQHLVAGRRDDGKLQYALSVPEIAELISAADAVLNARAVAAVNGFAGSGASGLGPGLTEAVLTDESAAVLEESLERRALITDAVRSVSARTGRSSEQALLGLLAQARERSLTLAEVSSEAVAERGKG, translated from the coding sequence GTGACGGAACGTGCAGAATTTGGGGAGCGGGCCGCGGCCGCTGAAGCGGAACTGTTCAAGCTGCTGGGGCATCCCGCCCGCGTCAGGGTGCTAAGCGTGCTGGCCTCGGGTCCTGCCAGCGTGGCTGACCTGTGTTCTGCCACAGGGCTTAGACCATCGCATCTGGCCGGTCAACTCGCGCAGTTGCGCGCGCAACACCTCGTGGCTGGACGCCGGGACGACGGAAAGCTGCAGTACGCCCTGTCCGTTCCCGAAATCGCTGAGCTGATTTCCGCTGCCGATGCAGTGCTGAATGCCCGGGCGGTCGCCGCTGTCAATGGTTTCGCCGGCAGCGGCGCCTCCGGCTTGGGCCCCGGGCTTACAGAAGCTGTCCTGACGGACGAGTCGGCGGCGGTCCTGGAAGAGTCTCTCGAAAGGCGCGCCCTGATCACCGATGCGGTCCGGTCCGTAAGTGCGCGAACCGGTCGCAGTTCCGAACAGGCCCTGCTCGGACTCCTGGCCCAGGCCCGTGAACGCAGCCTCACGCTCGCCGAGGTTTCCAGCGAAGCCGTTGCGGAGCGCGGAAAAGGGTGA
- a CDS encoding MarR family winged helix-turn-helix transcriptional regulator: MSLAHSTGPERWPTHRLLSIAARLDELRINRNLTHLGLTKGSLDVLESVAELEPVTVSDLAALLCVSKQSMGRVVHRLQGLGFLSMERSDDRRYTDIRLTHHGRKALATAAALVQRLTESRPDTESALRLDLERYIRDLRM, encoded by the coding sequence ATGAGCCTGGCTCATTCAACAGGACCGGAACGCTGGCCAACGCACCGGCTCCTCAGCATCGCGGCCCGTCTGGATGAGCTGCGAATCAACCGCAACCTCACGCACCTGGGCCTGACCAAAGGATCGCTGGACGTGCTGGAATCGGTGGCGGAGCTCGAGCCGGTCACCGTTTCCGATCTGGCCGCCTTGCTCTGTGTAAGCAAGCAAAGCATGGGCAGGGTGGTCCATCGCCTTCAGGGGCTTGGCTTCCTAAGCATGGAACGCAGCGACGACCGGCGCTACACCGACATCCGGCTCACGCACCACGGCCGGAAGGCACTGGCCACTGCCGCAGCCTTGGTCCAGCGCCTCACGGAGAGCAGGCCGGATACAGAGTCCGCCCTCCGCCTCGATCTGGAACGCTACATCCGCGACCTGCGGATGTAG
- a CDS encoding GAF and ANTAR domain-containing protein, producing the protein MQANLPLADELAALTARIADLLLTHETVDEAVSALAQALKEAIPGALGAGVSLMDTRGRRTSTASTDPAIVQADQLQYDLRQGPCLTAWAQQATVTVGDARTDHRWPAWSRAIAGLPLRSVISTPLSTPEGAIGALKVYSPVPDGLDSRAIRLLELLARPAALMLANTQARDAAQRLSDGLIGALGARDAVGVASGIVMERHHINRDQALATLISASRRRNEPLHQLARDIIDGAEL; encoded by the coding sequence ATGCAGGCCAACCTGCCTCTCGCCGACGAACTGGCGGCACTCACCGCCAGGATCGCGGACCTGCTGCTGACCCACGAAACCGTCGACGAAGCGGTCTCGGCGCTGGCGCAGGCCCTGAAGGAAGCGATCCCCGGAGCCCTCGGGGCGGGTGTCAGCCTGATGGACACCCGCGGGCGCCGCACCAGCACGGCCTCCACCGATCCCGCCATTGTGCAGGCTGACCAGCTGCAGTACGACCTCAGGCAGGGGCCCTGCCTGACGGCATGGGCCCAGCAGGCGACCGTCACAGTCGGGGACGCCCGGACTGACCACCGCTGGCCCGCCTGGAGCCGCGCCATCGCCGGCCTGCCGTTGCGCTCCGTGATCAGCACCCCGCTGTCCACCCCGGAAGGCGCGATCGGGGCGCTGAAGGTGTACTCCCCTGTTCCCGACGGGCTCGACTCCAGGGCCATCCGCCTGCTCGAACTCCTGGCCCGTCCGGCTGCGCTGATGCTTGCCAACACCCAGGCCCGTGACGCCGCGCAGCGCCTGAGCGACGGGCTCATCGGCGCCCTTGGCGCCCGCGATGCCGTCGGAGTGGCCAGCGGCATCGTCATGGAGCGGCACCACATCAACCGCGACCAGGCCCTGGCCACCCTCATTAGCGCGTCCCGCCGGCGGAACGAACCACTGCACCAGCTCGCCCGGGACATCATCGACGGCGCCGAGCTGTAA
- a CDS encoding DUF2243 domain-containing protein: MARQEDLRGAAGIPPSKAGGILFGLGLGGFVDGIVLHQILQWHHMVSNTHDHPVDTVPGLEVNTLVDGFFHLAMWLLVLAASVVTISAWRRGRLAPNWSFHFGLVLAGWGIFNVVEGLVDHQLLQIHHVRDDLGGPLAWDLGFLAISLLLIAGGWLLHRRGLAALAVRST; the protein is encoded by the coding sequence ATGGCAAGACAGGAAGACCTTCGCGGAGCAGCCGGAATTCCCCCGTCCAAGGCGGGGGGAATTCTCTTCGGCCTGGGTCTGGGCGGTTTTGTGGACGGCATCGTTCTCCACCAGATCCTGCAGTGGCACCATATGGTGAGCAACACGCACGATCACCCGGTGGACACGGTGCCGGGACTGGAAGTGAACACGCTCGTGGACGGGTTTTTCCACCTCGCGATGTGGCTCCTGGTCCTCGCGGCGTCCGTTGTCACGATTAGCGCCTGGCGCCGGGGGAGGCTGGCACCCAACTGGAGCTTTCATTTCGGCCTGGTGCTCGCCGGCTGGGGGATCTTCAACGTCGTGGAAGGCCTCGTGGATCATCAGCTGCTTCAGATCCACCACGTCCGGGACGACCTGGGAGGCCCGCTGGCGTGGGACCTCGGGTTCCTGGCCATCAGCCTGCTACTCATCGCTGGCGGCTGGTTGCTCCATAGGCGGGGTTTGGCTGCGCTCGCGGTCAGGAGCACCTGA
- a CDS encoding GAF and ANTAR domain-containing protein — MATESGRPPKSGQDRTPTLEQLQDLLLESPGFDEFLLELTVFSASKLAASEPLLCAISLERDGGPITVASSSEAAKQMDEKQYGFDDGPCLTALREDRTVLVEDLRTSERWQRYSEAVTGEGVVSVLAVPIDAGANAAAALNCYARSTSTFDTSTIAAVESYSVSLSRILRLALRVHRSPVHPEGLHRALQSRAAVDAALSLVMAQTRGSREEAAKLLHGMARSGKQQLRQIATDILNGSELPEQQYRDGEADQ; from the coding sequence ATGGCCACTGAGTCTGGCCGGCCGCCGAAATCCGGACAAGATCGCACACCAACGCTCGAGCAGTTGCAGGACCTGCTGCTGGAAAGCCCTGGTTTTGACGAGTTCCTCCTTGAGTTGACGGTTTTCTCGGCGTCGAAGCTCGCAGCGTCCGAACCGCTGCTGTGCGCGATTTCGTTGGAGCGCGACGGCGGGCCGATCACCGTAGCCAGCAGCAGCGAAGCCGCCAAGCAAATGGATGAGAAGCAGTACGGGTTCGACGACGGCCCCTGCCTGACCGCTTTGAGGGAAGACCGCACCGTACTGGTCGAAGACCTCAGAACGTCGGAGAGATGGCAGCGGTACTCAGAAGCGGTCACAGGTGAAGGCGTCGTATCGGTCCTCGCAGTTCCCATTGATGCAGGAGCCAACGCAGCGGCAGCTCTTAACTGTTATGCCCGGAGTACTTCCACTTTCGACACGTCGACCATAGCCGCCGTGGAATCCTACAGCGTGTCCCTGTCCCGCATTCTCCGCCTGGCACTTCGGGTACATCGCTCCCCGGTGCATCCCGAAGGCTTGCACCGCGCCCTGCAATCAAGGGCAGCAGTCGACGCCGCACTAAGCCTCGTCATGGCCCAGACCCGGGGCAGCCGTGAGGAAGCCGCCAAGCTTCTCCATGGCATGGCACGGTCCGGCAAACAACAACTCAGGCAGATCGCGACCGATATCCTCAATGGTTCTGAGCTCCCGGAGCAGCAATACCGTGATGGCGAGGCGGACCAATAG